A single region of the Cucumis melo cultivar AY chromosome 3, USDA_Cmelo_AY_1.0, whole genome shotgun sequence genome encodes:
- the LOC103485669 gene encoding magnesium dechelatase SGRL, chloroplastic isoform X1: MAFHCVRYSFSPLPGKPNFKLVQRNNPALLFSSFSTTRASYNTLVSEAVRILVPPARFEASKLKVVFSREVTKSAGIIPRTYILSHCDFTANLTLTISDVINLDQLRGWYNKDDVVAEWKKVKDEMYLHVHCYVSGPSSLLDVAAEFRYHIFSKELPLVLESVLYGDSILFGENPELLDSLVRVYFHSSSPKYNRLECWGPLKDAVLGRHHHIQGLLNGSKDVSSTKKLRSPKSIFQALFAFLL, from the exons ATGGCCTTTCATTGTGTTCGTTACTCTTTTTCACCGTTGCCAGGCAAACCCAACTTCAAATTAGTTCAAAGGAACAACCCtgctcttctcttttcttcattCTCTACCACTCGGGCTTCTTACAACACTCTCGTCTCTGAG GCTGTTAGGATATTGGTTCCTCCAGCAAGATTTGAAGCTTCCAAGTTAAAAGTTGTGTTCAGTAGAGAAGTGACAAAGTCTGCAGGAATTATCCCGAGAACATATATTCTATCACATTGTGACTTTACTGCTAATCTCACCTTAACCATCTCTGACGTTATCAACCTTGATCAG TTGAGAGGGTGGTATAACAAGGACGATGTGGTTGCTGAGTGGAAGAAAGTAAAGGATGAAATGTATCTTCATGTGCATTGCTATGTGAGCGGTCCGAGTTCTTTGCTCGACGTTGCTGCAGAGTTTAGATACCACATATTCTCCAAAGAATTGCCTCTT GTGCTTGAATCTGTTCTGTATGGAGATTCAATTCTGTTTGGGGAGAACCCTGAGCTCCTAGATTCCTTGGTCAGAGTATATTTTCATTCTAGTTCACCAAAATACAATCGACTCGAATGCTGGGGGCCACTCAAGGATGCTGTACTG GGGAGGCATCATCATATTCAAGGACTCCTGAACGGAAGTAAGGATGTGTCCTCTACTAAAAAGTTGAGAAGCCCCAAATCAATCTTTCAAGCTCTCTTTGCTTTCCTTCTGTGA
- the LOC103485669 gene encoding magnesium dechelatase SGRL, chloroplastic isoform X2, translating into MAFHCVRYSFSPLPGKPNFKLVQRNNPALLFSSFSTTRASYNTLVSEAVRILVPPARFEASKLKVVFSREVTKSAGIIPRTYILSHCDFTANLTLTISDVINLDQDDVVAEWKKVKDEMYLHVHCYVSGPSSLLDVAAEFRYHIFSKELPLVLESVLYGDSILFGENPELLDSLVRVYFHSSSPKYNRLECWGPLKDAVLGRHHHIQGLLNGSKDVSSTKKLRSPKSIFQALFAFLL; encoded by the exons ATGGCCTTTCATTGTGTTCGTTACTCTTTTTCACCGTTGCCAGGCAAACCCAACTTCAAATTAGTTCAAAGGAACAACCCtgctcttctcttttcttcattCTCTACCACTCGGGCTTCTTACAACACTCTCGTCTCTGAG GCTGTTAGGATATTGGTTCCTCCAGCAAGATTTGAAGCTTCCAAGTTAAAAGTTGTGTTCAGTAGAGAAGTGACAAAGTCTGCAGGAATTATCCCGAGAACATATATTCTATCACATTGTGACTTTACTGCTAATCTCACCTTAACCATCTCTGACGTTATCAACCTTGATCAG GACGATGTGGTTGCTGAGTGGAAGAAAGTAAAGGATGAAATGTATCTTCATGTGCATTGCTATGTGAGCGGTCCGAGTTCTTTGCTCGACGTTGCTGCAGAGTTTAGATACCACATATTCTCCAAAGAATTGCCTCTT GTGCTTGAATCTGTTCTGTATGGAGATTCAATTCTGTTTGGGGAGAACCCTGAGCTCCTAGATTCCTTGGTCAGAGTATATTTTCATTCTAGTTCACCAAAATACAATCGACTCGAATGCTGGGGGCCACTCAAGGATGCTGTACTG GGGAGGCATCATCATATTCAAGGACTCCTGAACGGAAGTAAGGATGTGTCCTCTACTAAAAAGTTGAGAAGCCCCAAATCAATCTTTCAAGCTCTCTTTGCTTTCCTTCTGTGA